TGCCGCTCGGCGAGTCGGTGCCGGACGAGCAGAAAGAGATCTGGCCCGAGCAGTAGCGGGCGGTTCCGAACACAGAAGAGGCCCCGCAGGCGTATCGCCTGCGGGGCCTCTTCTGTGTATGTCACCCCCTGTGGATGACGATGCCGTGACGTCGTGCCGACGGTGCGGGGTGCAAGACCGGCGCGGCGCCGAGCGACGGCTGCGTCATCGGAGAGGAAGGCTCTGTCCGGGGTGGGGTCTCTTCCGGCCGCGGAGACGCTGCGGCGCGGGTCGACCCGCTCACGACCGGGAAGCGCTCAGGGCGACCGTCACGCCGCGTGCCGCAGTGTCCAGTGCCGTCTCGAGCTCGGTCACGACCGACGGCGACAGCGTGCCGCCCTTGGCGATATGGGTGCGCAGGTCGGTGCGCACCCTGGCTCGGAAGGCGTTGATCACGGCGTCGGCACGGTGCATCTCCTCGCGGCTGACGAGACGGGAATCGTCGGTCGCCGTACGAGGCCGGTTCTTCGCCGCCGCGCGCTCGCCCTTCTCTGCCGCGGCCAGGTCGGCGCGCAGACTCTTCATCGCGTCTTGCACGCTCTGTCGCACCTCGCTCGCGATCAGGCGTACCGAGTCGGTGAGCCCGGCCTCGATGCCGGCGAGGTCGCCCTCGCGAGAGGCGAGCTCTGCCCTGCCGGCATCGGTGATGGAGTAGATCGTGGTGCGACCGTCGACGGTCTTGGTGACCAGGCCCTCCTCCTCGAGCTTCGCGAGTCGCGGGTAGATGGTGCCGGCGCTGGGCGTGTAGGTGCCGCCGGTGCGATCGGTGAGCGACTGGATGATGCCGTACCCGTGCTGCGGCGCCTCGGCGAGGAGCGAGAGCAGGTACAGGCGCAGGTCGCCGTGGGAGAAGACGGCGGGGCTCATGCTTCCCACTCCTCGTCTTCCGTGATCGATGCCGGGGTGCGACGGAGCACGGTAACCCCGCCCGAGACGGAGTTCGCGCGCAGGTCGACGAATCGTCCGGCGAGCTCTCCGGTCGTGCCGGTGTAGTTGCTGGGGCCCGAGGTGCTGCGCTCGACGCCGTCGATCAGCAGGCGTCCGCTCAGGGACCGGATGACGTAGTTCGCGGCCAGTGACTCGTCGAGGCGCACGGTGGTGCCGCCGGAGACCGAGTTGACGTTGATGGTGTTCACGTCGCCCGCGGCATCGA
This DNA window, taken from Microbacterium maritypicum, encodes the following:
- a CDS encoding PadR family transcriptional regulator, which codes for MSPAVFSHGDLRLYLLSLLAEAPQHGYGIIQSLTDRTGGTYTPSAGTIYPRLAKLEEEGLVTKTVDGRTTIYSITDAGRAELASREGDLAGIEAGLTDSVRLIASEVRQSVQDAMKSLRADLAAAEKGERAAAKNRPRTATDDSRLVSREEMHRADAVINAFRARVRTDLRTHIAKGGTLSPSVVTELETALDTAARGVTVALSASRS